In a genomic window of Curtobacterium flaccumfaciens pv. betae:
- a CDS encoding TetR family transcriptional regulator translates to MRWSPDARGRLERAAFELFAEQGYQATTVPQITARAGLTTRTFFRYFADKREVIFAGDEIPDLARAAIGGAPAGIDPLDIVVHGLRTVADERFEGRHGEVGSVRRLVLSESSLRERDARKRADLTDAVRGAFVDRGLDPSEAAVIAETTVMLFHLALESWLTGPAERRMADVVDEQLSALRGVLDRRPAAS, encoded by the coding sequence ATGCGTTGGTCACCGGATGCCCGAGGGCGACTCGAGCGAGCGGCGTTCGAGCTCTTCGCCGAGCAGGGCTACCAGGCGACGACCGTGCCGCAGATCACCGCACGGGCCGGCCTGACGACCCGCACCTTCTTCCGGTACTTCGCCGACAAGCGCGAGGTGATCTTCGCCGGCGACGAGATCCCCGATCTCGCCCGGGCCGCCATCGGGGGCGCGCCGGCCGGGATCGACCCGCTCGACATCGTGGTGCACGGCCTCCGCACCGTCGCCGACGAGCGGTTCGAGGGGCGGCACGGTGAGGTCGGGTCGGTGCGGCGGCTGGTGCTGTCCGAGTCCTCACTGCGGGAGCGCGACGCCCGGAAGCGTGCGGACCTGACGGACGCGGTGCGCGGGGCCTTCGTCGACCGCGGGCTCGATCCGTCCGAGGCGGCGGTGATCGCCGAGACGACCGTGATGCTCTTCCACCTGGCCCTCGAGTCGTGGCTCACCGGACCAGCCGAGCGCCGGATGGCCGACGTCGTCGACGAGCAGCTCAGTGCACTCCGTGGGGTGCTCGATCGACGGCCCGCAGCGTCATGA
- a CDS encoding acetamidase/formamidase family protein translates to MTPDHFLPNTLGRTGFSADREPVLRVRPGTGETIGFETTDAVYAELDQHHDMALLQAPINPVTGPVFVEGAEPGDTLVVTIHAIELTTHGWSVSLPGSGALQHVMGDRVFARRCPISDGSVQVSDRHRFPVRPMIGCIGTAPAEGENSTIMPAHPEGGNMDVTEARPGSTVSLPVRVPGALLSIGDIHALMAEGESSFVAIEAQGTAIVSVDLVKGGPVLRAPRIETADDWLFVGLGDPVQESVRRGYEDAFAFLVDEHGWTAEDAYAVLSAVGDSKLGGPTGSTAPDPLHPFAAVGAVTLHRVPKAVL, encoded by the coding sequence ATGACCCCGGACCACTTCCTGCCGAACACCCTCGGCCGCACCGGGTTCTCGGCCGACCGGGAGCCCGTGCTGCGGGTCCGCCCCGGCACCGGCGAGACCATCGGCTTCGAGACCACCGACGCCGTCTACGCCGAACTCGACCAGCACCACGACATGGCGCTGCTGCAGGCACCGATCAACCCGGTGACCGGCCCGGTGTTCGTCGAGGGGGCGGAACCCGGCGACACCCTCGTGGTGACGATCCACGCCATCGAGCTGACCACGCACGGGTGGTCGGTGTCCCTCCCCGGTTCCGGGGCCCTGCAGCACGTGATGGGCGACCGGGTCTTCGCCCGCCGCTGCCCGATCTCGGACGGCTCGGTGCAGGTGTCCGACCGGCACCGGTTCCCCGTCCGGCCGATGATCGGGTGCATCGGGACGGCCCCGGCCGAGGGCGAGAACTCGACGATCATGCCGGCCCACCCGGAGGGCGGCAACATGGACGTCACCGAGGCCCGCCCCGGCTCGACGGTGTCCCTGCCCGTCCGGGTCCCCGGCGCACTGCTGTCGATCGGCGACATCCACGCGCTCATGGCCGAGGGCGAGTCGTCGTTCGTCGCCATCGAGGCCCAGGGCACCGCGATCGTCTCCGTCGACCTAGTCAAGGGCGGTCCGGTGCTCCGCGCACCGCGCATCGAGACCGCCGACGACTGGCTGTTCGTCGGCCTCGGCGACCCCGTGCAGGAGAGCGTCCGGCGCGGGTACGAGGATGCCTTCGCGTTCCTGGTCGACGAGCACGGCTGGACCGCCGAGGACGCCTACGCGGTGCTGAGCGCGGTCGGTGACTCGAAGCTCGGCGGGCCGACCGGCTCCACCGCACCGGACCCGTTGCACCCCTTCGCCGCCGTCGGTGCGGTCACCCTGCACCGGGTGCCGAAGGCGGTGCTGTGA
- a CDS encoding GNAT family N-acetyltransferase has translation MIESSVVVRPATPDETDTCIDLWAAAVAARDGAAEDPAVRERARQKFAAEHVAWLVAPGPDGAVDGFVLVTAPGTGRSTDPSDAAYLSLLAVRPGVQARGVGRSLLSEAVHDARAAGHPRVVLHVLGDNDRAVRLYEAGGFVAAGDEFAHALSGVTTRVYVAG, from the coding sequence GTGATCGAGTCGTCCGTGGTCGTGCGTCCTGCGACCCCGGACGAGACCGACACCTGCATCGACCTGTGGGCCGCGGCCGTGGCCGCCCGCGACGGTGCCGCCGAGGACCCGGCGGTGCGGGAGCGCGCGCGGCAGAAGTTCGCGGCGGAGCACGTCGCCTGGTTGGTGGCTCCCGGCCCGGACGGTGCGGTCGACGGCTTCGTCCTCGTGACGGCACCCGGCACCGGGCGGTCGACGGACCCGTCGGACGCCGCCTACCTGTCGTTGCTCGCGGTGCGCCCCGGGGTGCAGGCCCGCGGGGTCGGACGGTCGCTGCTGTCCGAGGCGGTGCACGACGCCCGGGCTGCCGGACACCCCCGCGTGGTGCTGCACGTGCTCGGCGACAACGACCGGGCGGTGCGGCTGTACGAGGCGGGCGGCTTCGTGGCGGCGGGCGACGAGTTCGCGCACGCGCTGAGCGGGGTCACCACCCGCGTGTACGTCGCGGGCTGA
- a CDS encoding zinc-binding alcohol dehydrogenase family protein, translating into MSSSGNAALWATSTGRFAVGPATVPQPGPGELVVRAEAVAVNPVDAVGGLFRHLVYPKLRFPAVLGSDVAGTVVAIGSGVERFRVGDRVVGHAAGQEQHRNSAAEGAFQHLVLLLDRVTTPVPDALPAEQAAVLPLAVSTAAAGLFEPDQLALPLPTADAIDRDGVVLVWGASTSVGANAVQLARAAGYAVIGTASPKNHAFVQDLGAEAVFDYRDDGAARRILEALADRDLAGTLAFGQGSLTRTLPIVRAVTGSGRLASAYPTPVTTIRARLERRHGVHVTAIWGGRPTESEIGPAIYRDFLPEALRTGRYRATPTASVVGSGLAAIPDALAELRAGVSAKKLVVTLP; encoded by the coding sequence ATGTCGTCATCGGGCAACGCAGCACTCTGGGCCACGTCGACCGGGCGGTTCGCCGTCGGGCCCGCCACGGTCCCCCAGCCCGGCCCCGGCGAACTCGTCGTCCGCGCCGAGGCCGTCGCCGTCAACCCGGTCGACGCCGTCGGTGGGCTCTTCCGGCACCTGGTGTACCCGAAGCTGCGGTTCCCCGCGGTCCTCGGGTCGGACGTCGCCGGCACCGTGGTCGCGATCGGCTCCGGCGTCGAGCGGTTCCGTGTGGGCGACCGGGTCGTCGGGCACGCCGCGGGACAGGAGCAGCACCGGAACAGCGCTGCCGAAGGGGCCTTCCAACACCTGGTCCTGCTGCTCGACCGTGTGACGACCCCGGTTCCAGATGCCCTGCCCGCCGAGCAGGCAGCGGTCCTGCCGCTCGCCGTCTCGACCGCCGCCGCCGGGCTCTTCGAACCGGACCAGCTCGCGCTGCCGCTCCCCACGGCCGATGCGATCGACCGCGACGGCGTCGTCCTGGTGTGGGGTGCGTCCACGAGCGTCGGCGCCAACGCCGTCCAGCTCGCCCGCGCCGCCGGGTACGCCGTGATCGGTACCGCTTCGCCGAAGAACCACGCGTTCGTGCAGGACCTCGGGGCCGAAGCCGTGTTCGACTACCGCGACGACGGTGCCGCCCGCCGCATCCTCGAGGCACTCGCCGACCGGGACCTCGCCGGCACCCTCGCCTTCGGGCAGGGCTCGCTGACCCGCACGCTCCCGATCGTCCGGGCAGTCACCGGCTCCGGCCGACTCGCATCGGCGTACCCGACGCCGGTGACGACGATCCGTGCGCGCCTCGAGCGTCGACACGGAGTCCACGTCACCGCGATCTGGGGCGGCCGCCCGACGGAGTCCGAGATCGGCCCCGCGATCTACCGCGACTTCCTGCCCGAGGCGCTCCGCACCGGTCGGTACCGCGCCACCCCGACCGCATCCGTCGTCGGATCGGGACTCGCCGCGATCCCGGACGCCCTCGCCGAGCTCCGCGCGGGTGTCTCTGCCAAGAAGCTCGTCGTCACGCTCCCCTGA
- the sufU gene encoding Fe-S cluster assembly sulfur transfer protein SufU yields MNALDSLYQQVILDHAKARHGDGVMPDADASHFERNPTCGDEITVSLRLEPGTDRIAGLAWQGDGCSISMASASVLTDMAVGRTVPEFLALTEEFRTMMRSRGVGEPDEDVLEDLVAFHGVSKFVMRVKCGMLAWVAAEAAAREATASR; encoded by the coding sequence GTGAACGCCCTCGACAGCCTGTACCAGCAGGTCATCCTCGACCACGCGAAGGCGCGTCACGGCGACGGCGTGATGCCCGACGCGGATGCCTCGCACTTCGAGCGGAACCCCACGTGCGGCGACGAGATCACGGTCAGCCTGCGGCTCGAGCCGGGCACCGACCGCATCGCCGGGCTCGCCTGGCAGGGCGACGGCTGCTCGATCTCGATGGCCTCGGCGTCCGTCCTCACCGACATGGCGGTCGGCCGCACCGTGCCCGAGTTCCTCGCACTGACCGAGGAGTTCCGCACCATGATGCGCTCGCGCGGCGTCGGTGAGCCCGACGAGGACGTCCTCGAGGACCTCGTCGCCTTCCACGGCGTCTCGAAGTTCGTCATGCGCGTCAAGTGCGGGATGCTCGCCTGGGTCGCGGCGGAAGCCGCCGCGCGCGAGGCGACCGCGTCCCGCTGA
- a CDS encoding SGNH/GDSL hydrolase family protein — protein sequence MHDTIRYVAIGDSFSEGIGDAGPAPFPGWTGRLASAMAGASDAHVSYANLAVRGRLLAGVLDGQLGAALALDPAPTLITFCAGGNDLLRPRFDVDALIGLVEAAADRVEATGARLALLSPADPSARLPLGSLINRRGDAWAEALGTLARRRGLPFVDVSRDPHLGRAEFWSDDRLHMNATGHQRVADLALHAVLDGPAPVEPADAGAARARLGEELRYYREYVLPWVQRRITRTSSGDGRSATYPTWTPVRGRDA from the coding sequence ATGCACGACACCATCCGCTACGTCGCGATCGGCGACAGCTTCTCGGAGGGCATCGGCGACGCCGGACCCGCTCCGTTCCCCGGCTGGACCGGACGACTCGCGAGCGCGATGGCGGGAGCCTCGGACGCCCACGTCTCGTACGCGAACCTCGCCGTCCGCGGCCGACTGCTCGCCGGGGTCCTCGACGGCCAGCTCGGGGCCGCCCTCGCGCTCGACCCGGCGCCGACCCTGATCACCTTCTGCGCCGGCGGGAACGACCTGCTGCGCCCGCGCTTCGACGTGGACGCGCTGATCGGGCTCGTCGAGGCCGCCGCCGACCGCGTCGAGGCCACCGGGGCCCGCCTGGCGCTCCTCAGCCCGGCCGACCCGAGCGCCCGCCTGCCCCTCGGCTCCCTGATCAACCGCCGCGGTGACGCCTGGGCCGAAGCACTCGGCACGCTCGCCCGACGCCGTGGTCTGCCGTTCGTCGACGTCTCGCGCGACCCGCACCTCGGCCGCGCGGAGTTCTGGTCGGACGACCGACTGCACATGAACGCCACCGGGCACCAGCGCGTCGCGGACCTGGCGCTGCACGCGGTCCTCGACGGCCCAGCGCCGGTCGAGCCCGCGGACGCCGGTGCCGCCCGGGCCCGCCTGGGCGAGGAACTCCGCTACTACCGCGAGTACGTCCTGCCGTGGGTACAGCGTCGGATCACCCGCACGTCGTCGGGCGACGGGCGCTCGGCGACCTACCCGACGTGGACGCCGGTGCGCGGTCGGGACGCGTAG
- a CDS encoding uridine kinase, with protein MDRDGVIDLVASRRASARAPIVVGVSGYCGSGKSMLTRTLVEGLPGAVRIRGDDFLDPVRSHRRSVDWDGVDRPRLVSSVLEPHRTGRASAFQRFDWSVRALGPAELLPQTDVLIVDLIGLFHPDALPHLDVSIWCDVDLDTAARRGMARDRALGRRHDALWRDVWVPNERDFEERYAPKDAASVRYLA; from the coding sequence ATGGACCGCGACGGCGTCATCGACCTGGTCGCGTCCCGTCGTGCCTCGGCCCGTGCACCGATCGTCGTCGGTGTCTCCGGGTACTGCGGATCCGGCAAGTCGATGCTGACGCGCACGCTCGTCGAGGGACTCCCCGGCGCGGTCCGCATCCGCGGCGACGACTTCCTCGACCCCGTCCGGTCCCACCGGCGCTCCGTCGACTGGGACGGCGTCGATCGTCCCCGGCTGGTGTCGTCGGTGCTCGAACCGCACCGGACCGGTCGGGCGAGCGCGTTCCAGCGGTTCGACTGGTCGGTTCGAGCCCTCGGCCCGGCTGAGCTGCTGCCGCAGACGGACGTCCTGATCGTCGACCTGATCGGACTCTTCCACCCCGACGCACTCCCACACCTCGACGTCAGCATCTGGTGTGACGTGGACCTCGACACGGCAGCACGTCGGGGCATGGCTCGTGATCGTGCGCTCGGGCGCCGGCACGATGCCCTCTGGCGGGACGTGTGGGTCCCCAACGAACGCGACTTCGAGGAGCGCTACGCGCCGAAGGATGCCGCCTCGGTGCGCTACCTGGCCTGA
- a CDS encoding aminotransferase class V-fold PLP-dependent enzyme, whose translation MAPNQPLTETEVEAIKRDFPILAQDVNGQPLAYLDSGATAERPRQVLDAERRFLEHDNAAVHRGAHTLAALSTDAYEDARATVAGFIGAAAPTEVVWTANATDALNLVAYGMANASRGRGGADAERFRLGAGDEILVTEAEHHANLVPWQELAALTGATLRWIPVADDGTWTADDAAALITDRTKVVAFSHVSNVTGMIAPVEQVVGLAHARGALVVLDACQSAPHRPLDVQQLGVDFAAFSGHKMLGPNGIGVLWGRAELLDTLPPFRTGGSMITTVTMEGSEFMPAPERFEAGTQPVSQAVALAEAVRYLRGIGMERVRAHEEHLARRMLDGLAAVPGIRVVGPPAGVPRSGLVAFDVDGVHAHDVSQYLDAQGIAVRSGHHCAQPLHRRLGLVATSRASTYVYTTEHDVDRFLAAVAEVRDYFGATA comes from the coding sequence GTGGCGCCGAACCAGCCGCTCACCGAGACCGAGGTCGAGGCGATCAAGCGGGACTTCCCGATCCTCGCGCAGGACGTGAACGGGCAGCCGTTGGCGTACCTGGACTCCGGGGCGACGGCTGAACGCCCGCGCCAGGTCCTCGACGCCGAGCGCCGGTTCCTCGAGCACGACAACGCCGCCGTCCACCGCGGGGCCCACACGCTCGCGGCGCTCAGCACCGACGCCTACGAGGACGCCCGCGCCACCGTCGCCGGCTTCATCGGCGCCGCCGCCCCGACCGAGGTGGTGTGGACCGCGAACGCCACCGATGCCCTCAACCTCGTCGCTTACGGCATGGCCAACGCCAGCCGTGGCCGCGGCGGTGCCGACGCCGAGCGCTTCCGCCTGGGCGCCGGTGACGAGATCCTCGTGACCGAGGCCGAACACCACGCCAACCTCGTGCCGTGGCAGGAGCTCGCCGCGCTGACCGGTGCCACCCTCCGCTGGATCCCGGTCGCCGACGACGGCACCTGGACCGCCGACGACGCCGCGGCCCTGATCACCGACCGCACGAAGGTCGTCGCGTTCTCGCACGTCTCGAACGTCACCGGGATGATCGCCCCCGTCGAGCAGGTCGTCGGTCTCGCCCACGCCCGCGGCGCCCTCGTCGTGCTCGACGCCTGCCAGTCCGCACCGCACCGTCCCCTCGACGTGCAGCAGCTCGGGGTCGACTTCGCCGCGTTCTCCGGGCACAAGATGCTCGGCCCGAACGGCATCGGCGTGCTCTGGGGCCGTGCCGAGCTGCTCGACACCCTGCCGCCGTTCCGCACCGGCGGCTCGATGATCACCACCGTGACGATGGAGGGCTCCGAGTTCATGCCGGCGCCCGAGCGGTTCGAGGCCGGCACGCAGCCCGTCTCGCAGGCGGTCGCCCTCGCCGAGGCCGTCCGCTACCTGCGGGGCATCGGCATGGAACGCGTCCGTGCCCACGAGGAGCACCTGGCCCGCCGGATGCTCGACGGTCTGGCAGCAGTGCCCGGCATCCGCGTGGTCGGCCCACCCGCCGGCGTCCCGCGCTCCGGTCTGGTCGCGTTCGACGTCGACGGCGTGCACGCCCACGACGTCTCGCAGTACCTCGACGCGCAGGGCATCGCCGTGCGTTCCGGCCACCACTGCGCCCAGCCCCTGCACCGCCGCCTCGGACTCGTCGCCACGAGCCGCGCGAGCACCTACGTCTACACGACCGAGCACGACGTCGACCGGTTCCTCGCAGCCGTCGCCGAGGTCCGCGACTACTTCGGAGCGACCGCGTGA
- a CDS encoding GNAT family N-acetyltransferase, with translation MDVALRDSTTEDLEWLAELRAVVLRDDLTRLGVFDETRVRQRLRDAFRPQLTRVVVVDGRDVGSVTVRVEDDVRWVEHFYLAPDVQGHGVGSTVLRAVLDEPHDGPTRLNVLVGSPARRLYERHGFVLDTDDGVDVFMTLRAVDRAPHGVH, from the coding sequence ATGGACGTCGCACTGCGGGACAGCACCACCGAGGACCTCGAGTGGCTCGCCGAGCTCCGGGCAGTGGTGCTGCGCGACGACCTGACGCGGCTCGGGGTGTTCGACGAGACGCGCGTCCGACAGCGCCTCCGCGACGCGTTCCGGCCGCAGCTGACCCGCGTCGTCGTGGTCGACGGCCGCGACGTCGGGTCGGTCACCGTGCGGGTCGAGGACGACGTCCGCTGGGTCGAGCACTTCTACCTCGCACCCGACGTCCAGGGGCACGGAGTCGGGTCGACAGTGCTGCGCGCCGTCCTCGACGAGCCCCACGACGGCCCGACGCGGCTCAACGTGCTGGTGGGCAGCCCTGCCCGCCGACTCTACGAACGCCACGGCTTCGTGCTCGACACCGACGACGGCGTCGACGTGTTCATGACGCTGCGGGCCGTCGATCGAGCACCCCACGGAGTGCACTGA
- a CDS encoding LLM class flavin-dependent oxidoreductase: protein MTTSSEHRQIRFNAFDMNCVAHQSSGLWRHPRDRSRDYRDLTYWTDLAKTLERGAFDGIFIADVLGTYDVYGGSNEAALRTGSQVPVNDPILLVSAMASVTEHLGFGITAGTAYEHPYPFARRMSTLDHLTKGRVGWNVVTGYLPSAARNMGQTDQLSHDDRYDVADEYLEVLYKLWEGSWEDDAVVADREAGVFTDPAKVHPIEHHGTHFDVPGIHLSEPSVQRTPVIYQAGASPRGIRFAAENAEAVFVGAPTLEQLASTVAKVRDALEAAGRDRYAARVYTLLTVITDATDELAQAKYEDYLSYASELGALVLNSGWMGVDLSQWDPDQPLGDVESNAIQSAAANIAAATGEDGSKWTIRDLARQTAIGGLGPVAVGGGATIADRLQEIQELTDVDGFNLAYAVTPGTWEDVIEIVIPELRARGAYPEEYGAGSLRQKLHGRGDRLPDEHRGASFRIGSRAVVG from the coding sequence GTGACCACCAGCAGCGAGCACCGGCAGATCCGCTTCAACGCGTTCGACATGAACTGCGTCGCGCACCAGTCCTCCGGACTGTGGCGGCACCCCCGCGACCGGTCGCGGGACTACCGCGACCTGACCTACTGGACGGACCTGGCGAAGACGCTCGAACGCGGGGCGTTCGACGGCATCTTCATCGCCGACGTCCTGGGCACCTACGACGTGTACGGCGGCTCGAACGAGGCCGCGCTCCGCACCGGGTCGCAGGTGCCGGTGAACGACCCGATCCTGCTCGTGTCGGCGATGGCGTCGGTGACCGAGCACCTGGGCTTCGGCATCACGGCCGGCACCGCGTACGAGCACCCGTACCCGTTCGCCCGACGCATGTCGACGCTCGACCACCTGACCAAGGGCCGGGTCGGCTGGAACGTCGTCACCGGGTACCTGCCGAGTGCCGCACGGAACATGGGCCAGACCGACCAGCTGTCGCACGACGACCGGTACGACGTGGCGGACGAGTACCTCGAGGTCCTCTACAAGCTGTGGGAGGGCTCGTGGGAGGACGACGCCGTCGTCGCCGACCGCGAAGCCGGCGTCTTCACGGACCCGGCGAAGGTGCACCCGATCGAGCACCACGGCACGCACTTCGACGTGCCCGGCATCCACCTGTCCGAGCCGTCCGTGCAGCGCACGCCCGTCATCTACCAGGCGGGCGCGTCACCGCGCGGCATCCGCTTCGCCGCGGAGAACGCGGAAGCGGTCTTCGTGGGCGCACCGACGCTCGAGCAGCTCGCCTCGACCGTCGCGAAGGTCCGGGACGCCCTGGAGGCAGCTGGTCGCGACCGGTACGCCGCCCGCGTCTACACGCTGCTCACCGTGATCACGGACGCCACCGACGAGCTGGCCCAGGCGAAGTACGAGGACTACCTGTCGTACGCGTCGGAGCTCGGTGCGCTGGTGCTCAACTCCGGCTGGATGGGCGTCGACCTGTCGCAGTGGGACCCGGACCAGCCCCTGGGTGACGTCGAGTCGAACGCGATCCAGTCGGCGGCGGCGAACATCGCGGCGGCGACGGGGGAGGACGGGTCGAAGTGGACGATCCGCGACCTGGCGCGGCAGACGGCGATCGGTGGACTCGGCCCGGTGGCGGTCGGCGGGGGAGCGACCATCGCCGACCGGCTGCAGGAGATCCAGGAGCTCACCGACGTCGACGGCTTCAACCTGGCGTACGCGGTGACCCCGGGCACGTGGGAGGACGTCATCGAAATCGTGATCCCGGAGCTCCGTGCCCGTGGCGCCTACCCGGAGGAGTACGGGGCGGGGTCGCTCCGCCAGAAGCTGCACGGCCGCGGTGACCGGCTGCCCGACGAGCACCGTGGGGCGTCGTTCAGGATCGGGAGCCGGGCGGTCGTAGGCTGA
- a CDS encoding VOC family protein: MPITGPDFISLQTRDLDVSQAFYERYLGLGLVRSEAGPPHAVVFETTPIAFALRDLVPGTDLDAVAQPGIGAAIWLHATDVQAIHDALVADGHRIVSAPIDGPFGRTFTFADPDGYHVTLHDRA; the protein is encoded by the coding sequence ATGCCCATCACCGGCCCCGACTTCATCTCCCTGCAGACCCGCGACCTCGATGTTTCGCAGGCGTTCTACGAGCGGTACCTCGGCCTCGGCCTCGTCCGCTCCGAGGCGGGCCCGCCGCACGCCGTCGTGTTCGAGACCACGCCGATCGCCTTCGCCCTGCGCGACCTGGTGCCCGGCACGGACCTCGACGCGGTGGCGCAGCCCGGCATCGGCGCCGCGATCTGGCTGCACGCGACGGACGTGCAGGCGATCCACGACGCGCTCGTCGCCGACGGGCACCGGATCGTCTCGGCGCCGATCGACGGCCCCTTCGGTCGGACGTTCACGTTCGCCGACCCCGACGGCTACCACGTCACGCTCCACGACCGCGCCTGA
- a CDS encoding GNAT family N-acetyltransferase, with protein MIVETAHPGAAGSDAIVRDYLTEVASRWYGRAATSAEVDRALDEEPYDDLQGHSGVFLVAADGGAVVGCAGVRFVGAVGELTKVFTLPEHRGRGVGSALLRHVEDVCRGRGITSLRLDTRAELAEACALYERLGFVRVPPFNDDPYSDRWYAKSLAAG; from the coding sequence GTGATCGTCGAGACAGCGCATCCCGGCGCGGCCGGATCCGACGCGATCGTGCGGGACTACCTGACGGAGGTCGCGTCGCGGTGGTACGGGCGGGCGGCGACGTCGGCCGAGGTCGACCGGGCGCTCGACGAGGAGCCGTACGACGACCTGCAGGGACACTCCGGGGTGTTCCTCGTCGCCGCCGACGGGGGAGCGGTGGTCGGTTGCGCCGGCGTGCGCTTCGTGGGTGCCGTCGGCGAGCTGACGAAGGTGTTCACGCTGCCGGAGCACCGCGGCCGAGGCGTCGGTTCGGCGCTCCTGCGCCACGTCGAGGACGTCTGCCGGGGACGCGGGATCACGTCGCTGCGGCTGGACACGCGGGCCGAGCTCGCCGAGGCCTGTGCGCTCTACGAACGGCTCGGCTTCGTCCGGGTCCCGCCGTTCAACGACGACCCGTACTCCGACCGCTGGTACGCGAAGTCGCTCGCTGCGGGGTGA
- a CDS encoding MarR family winged helix-turn-helix transcriptional regulator — MRQDDTGIHLETSIGYLLKETASALRASMEAVLRPLGMTVTHYSCLELLAQRPGLSNSELARGTFVTRQSMNVLLQALERDGFVTRATEPSVGKALPTQLTDSGRRSLAQASAAIRGVEQRMLADLTDDQQTEARRILRSMVASLRSQAR, encoded by the coding sequence ATGCGTCAAGACGACACCGGCATCCACCTCGAGACGTCGATCGGCTACCTGCTCAAGGAGACCGCGAGCGCTCTCCGCGCGTCGATGGAGGCCGTACTGCGCCCACTCGGCATGACGGTGACGCACTACTCCTGCCTCGAACTGCTCGCACAGCGCCCCGGCCTGTCGAACTCCGAACTCGCGCGGGGCACCTTCGTCACCCGGCAGTCGATGAACGTGTTGCTGCAGGCCCTGGAGCGGGACGGCTTCGTCACCCGCGCCACCGAGCCGTCGGTCGGCAAGGCGCTCCCCACGCAGCTCACCGACAGCGGGCGTCGGAGCCTGGCGCAGGCGAGCGCGGCGATCCGCGGCGTCGAACAGCGGATGCTCGCCGATCTGACCGACGACCAGCAGACCGAGGCCCGCCGGATCCTGCGGAGCATGGTCGCCTCGCTCCGCAGTCAGGCCAGGTAG
- a CDS encoding Rv0909 family putative TA system antitoxin produces the protein MAGFDDITKKAQEFLKDGKVQDALKSEKAEGVSDKVLGGVADAVKKATGGKYDDKIDGARDAADKKIGNE, from the coding sequence ATGGCGGGGTTCGACGACATCACGAAGAAGGCCCAGGAGTTCCTGAAGGACGGCAAGGTCCAGGACGCCCTGAAGAGCGAGAAGGCCGAGGGCGTCAGCGACAAGGTGCTCGGCGGCGTGGCCGACGCGGTCAAGAAGGCCACGGGCGGCAAGTACGACGACAAGATCGACGGTGCCCGCGACGCTGCGGACAAGAAGATCGGCAACGAGTAG